The Sphingobium sp. EP60837 DNA segment CAGCGTTGATTGCGTCGGATTTCAAAGTGCTGCCAATGACGGTCGCTACTGGCTTGCCCCCGACGCCGGCTAGGAATGCCCGGCCGGCCCGGCCTGCGGGCAGCTGTGAGCCGGCGACGATCGCGGCAAGCGTGTCGAGAATATGCCACTTGGTCTGTTCGATGACGAGGGGCGGCAATTCGCGGTGACCGGCTCCGCTGATATATGCCGCGAGGCGTTCCGTCATGGGACTGACTGGATAATCTGCCGCGGTTTTCTCGCCCGGAGCGGGAAATCGTGCGTCATAGCCCGGATGAGAGAGGCTAGGTGAAGACGGGGGCGCCGTTTCGCCGAGGGCGCGGCCCGCGATCGCCACGCCGCCCGCGGCTGCACCCAGCCCGAGATCCCGGCGGGACAAAGTCGGTCCGCGCCGCCGGGCCTGCGTCTTAGACGCCGCGTCAACTGCGTTGCTCATTCCCTCTATCCCTCCTTGGCTTGTATGTGAGTTCAGTTCTTTACCGGTCGGAAAAGCGGCCACTTGGGCAGCGAAGTGCTTTCTGGCGATGGTTCGGCAACACGGCGCGGCTCAGATACCTTCTCTGCGAGGTCCAAGCGCGGTTTTAGCGGATCAGCGGCCGCGGCTGCACTGCCGTTGCGCATGAACTGCAGGACCTGGTCGCTCGATGGCTTGTAAAGAGGCCATTCGGGCAAACCTGGACCATTCGGATTGCCTGTCTTGGCGAAGTTCGCCCAGTAAGTGTTCATTGTCTTTGCGACGCGCAAGTCCTGATCAGACCAGGCGGGCCCGTAATTAAGACGCAGGACATCAAAGGCGAAGGCGAGCTCGCCGCCGTGGGGCGCGCCGTAGGTCCAGCGGGTCTGCAGCGCCTCAGGGATGTAGGAGAAGTAGTAGCGGTAAACCTTGGCTCCGCGATTGGCTGTTTCTGTCGCGACAAATCGTCCCGGCTCGATCATGTGGTCGTCCGCGGATACCTTATGCCGGATGACGCGCGGGTCTCCCGTCCCGTCCGGATCGTAAGATCTCAGCGCCTCTGCCTTGTGATCTCCGAACCGGGCGAGGGTGTAGTCTATCGTCTGGTCCTCGTAGACGCCGGTCGATGCGGTCACATCATCGCTGTTCGCGCCGATGATAAGGGAAACGGGCGCGAATTTGCCTGCCTTAAAATAATCCCCCTTCACGACGGGCAGGATCTTCCCATCCATCGTGGGACCGCCCCACGGCGTGCGGGACTCGTCAACTGTGCCTGGCAGGCCTGTCGAGAGATCGATCAGTGCCTCCGCCGGCAAGGCGCGAAGCTTCGCAAGCGCATCGGCTCCTGGCCCTTCGATGCCCTTGGAAGTTGCGAAGGCAAGTCCGAACTTCTCGAGCGATTGGCGGCCCGGTTGGTCGCGGTGCAGTTCCCGTATGTTGAGGCCATGTGTTGGTCCTGATTGGACGATCGCTTTCTGGAACAGGCCCTTGGCCAAGGGAGATACCATCATTGCATTGACGGCAACGCCGCCGGCGGATTCGCCGAATATCGTGACATTTGCAGGATCGCCGCCAAATGCGGCTATATTCTTCCGCACCCATTTGAGGGCGGCGATCTGGTCCAAGAAGGCGTAATTGGCTTTGGGTTCACCCGGATTGGACTTTGTCAATGCCGGGTGGGCGAAAAATCCGAACCTGCCCAGCCTGTAGTTGAAACTCACAACGACGACGCCCTGGCGGGCGAACGAGTCCCCCTGAAACAGGATGGGGGAGGTCCCTCCAACACTGAAACCTCCCCCGTAAAACCAAACCATCACCGGCAGCGGTTTGGCTGTAGATGCAGCCGGCCGCCATATGTTCAGGTAAAGACAGTCTTCGCTGGGTTCTGTGAGGATCAGAGGAATGCCGACGTTGCGGCTGTTCCGGTCAACCTTCTGCATGCAGTCGGGAGCGAAGGACCGAGCTTGCAGGACATCTTTCCAGGCCTTTGGAGCCTGCGGCGCGCGCCACCGTAGCGCGCCAACCGGCGGAGCGGCATACGGAATGCCTTTGAACGAAAGGACACCATCGACCTGTTCGCCCTGGACCTTGCCGCTCGTCACTGAAACGAAATCCGGACTCAGCTCGGCAGCAGCGTGGGAGCAGGCGAGGCTTACTGCCATCGCGGTGGTGAGGACTCTAGCACAACCGACGCCTATTTCGCGGTCAAGGAAATGGTCAAGGAACATGGAATCATGGCTCCAGGATGACTTATGCTGTGTGCTCATCGATCGGCTGCCTTCTTGGTGAGGTCGAGCCGCTGCTTGAGTGGATCGGGGCCGGCATCGATCGAGCCATCAGCGTGGAATTGCAGGATCTCGTCTCGTTCTCGATTATAGGAGGGCCACTGCGCTAAACCGGGACCATTCGGATCGCCGGTCTTCGCGAAGTTCGTCCAGTAGGAGGACATGGACTTCGCGACGCGGTAATCACGCGGTGATGCAACTGGTCCGTAGTAGCGAGTCAGGTTGTCGAAAATATAGGCAAGCTCCGCGCCGTGCGGCGCACCTGCCGCCCACCGCTCAGCCAGCCCCTCCGTCAGATATCCGAAGCGATATTCATAAACCGGCACACCGGCCGAGGAGAACGCGTCGGCAATGTATCGCGCGGGCTCTAGCATGATCGCGTCCATCGTGATCTTGTGCGAGACGCTATCATGATTGCCGGTTTGATTGGGATCGTATGCGAGTTCAGCCTGAGCGCTGAGCGGCCCGAATTTCGCGTAGGGGTCTCCCGATTTTACGGCGATTGGAGCGTCATCGGTGTTGGCCCCGATCATGATCGGAACCCTATGAAACCGCCCGGTTGAAAAATAGTCAGGATCGACAATGGGCAGCACCTTTCCGTCAAGCACCGGTCCGCCCCATCCGCCAAGCGGCGCATCATCGTTGGGCAATGGCGGCAATGGATTGAGGTCTGCAAGCGCCTCTGCTGGGAGGGCGCGCAGTTTTGCCAGCGCCGTCTGGTCTGAGCCGTCGATCTGCATAGAGCGAGCGAAGGCCCGGCCATAAGCCTCGAGCGGCACTTCGCGGCCGGACGGCACGGTAAGGCGCCGGCCGGAAATTCGGCGGTAGGGGCCGGACTGGATTATCGCCTTCTGAAACAGCCCTTCCGAGAGCGGCGAGGCCAGCATGGCGACTACTGATGCCGCCCCCGCCGATTGACCAAAGATCGTGATGTTGTTCGGGTCGCCGCCGAAGGCCGAAATGTTTCGCTTCACCCACTTCAGAGCCGCGATCTGATCTAGGAAGCCGTAGTTGCCCTTGGGCTCCTCCGCATGTTCCGCGGCTAGCGCTGGGTGAGCGAAAAAGCCGAAGCGCCCGAGTCGGTAGTTGAGCGTAACGACTATCACGCCGTGCCGGGTCAATTCACTCCCATCATATACTATCGGAGAACTGCCGCCCTGCGTGAATCCTCCGCCGTGAATGTATACCATAACGGGTATCGGACCAGGCGCGCGGTCGCGGAGCCGGAAGACATTGACGAAAAGGCAGTCTTCGCGGGGCTCTGCTGTTCCCTTCGCAAAGACCGAATTCGTGCGTTGCATGCAGTCGTGGCCAAATGCGCTGCCGTCGCGAGTGCCCCGCCAAGCTATCGCCGGCTGCGGTGCCCTCCACCTCAAATCCCCCAAAGGCGGGGCCGCATAAGGGATTGCCTTAAAGGACTCGACCCCGTCGACCATCCTGCCTCGAACCGCACCCCCTTCGACGCTGACGACCGGGGGAGACAGTTCGGTTTGCTGCGACATGGCCGGGATGAACCACGTCAGGCTGAAAGCGGAGACGATAATGGCGCGGGTCGTATTCATCCTTCTCCGTCCTTAATAGAGCGCGTCAGGCGCCTATTTTTAATAGAGTTCTCTGCACAGGCCAATTCCGGTCCTCCCCGCCGCGCGGCAGGAGAGTGCAGGAAAATTCGTCGGGCCGATTTTGCAGGCGAGCGACTGACTACAAGCCTCTTATGAGACATAGATTCCCAGTATACAACACATTAATGCCGCGATGCCCGCGGCGTCCCCTCCGCCACCGAGTAGAACACGACTGATACTGCGGAACGACAAACTTACATCGGAAATATACTCAGCACAATATACGCAATATACAAACATAAACTCAAACACCGCGCTAGGCGATGCCAAAAACTAGATAGTGCATGTTCCGTTCTATCGCCCCTTCATCGGAGATATCGAGCACATGAAAACTTGGAGCAGCCGATGACGTCATTAAGATCAGAAAACTGACGTCGTGATGTATTACAAATTGGAAACATTGTTCTTACACGGCAAAATTATCTCTATTGGGCCGCCCAACTCCGGCAAAACCGGCTGAAGAATATTTCCCGCTTGGCAGGAATTCATTTTCATCCTAAGATGCGCCTCTGAAATCAAAGCTACCAAGATGATTCGACTTGGAGCGTCGCAACGAGGAGGGGGTGATAATGGAAAAAATCGGGCTAAAGAGCATATTGCTTGCAAGCACTATAGCGGTCAGCGCACCGGCTTTAGCCGCGCAGGCGCCCGCCGAAAGTGCTCAGGCCGACGCAGGTGACATCGTCGTAACGGCTCGCAGGACCAATGAAAGCCTGCAAAAGGTTCCGGTTGCGGTCAGCGTCCTCGGTGGCGAGGATATGTCTAAGAACAATATCGTCGATAGCTATGGTATTCTCGCTCAGGTTCCCGGGTTGCAGAATATCACGCGAAATCAGGGGAATCCTTCCGCAGTCAGCTTCCTTAAAATCCGAGGCGTCGCGCCTGCGGCGGTGTATTTCAATGAGGCGCCGGTTCCCGCAATGCAGTGGGGTTGGTACGCTCCCTTCTTCGATCTAGCAAACGTTCAGGTTCTGAAGGGGCCGCAGGGCACCTTGTTTGGTCAGGCAAGCAATGCCGGCGCGATCCTGAACACTCCCAAGCGTCCGGGAGATGACTTCAGCGGCTATATGAAGGTCAGTGCCGGCAACTATAACTTCCGCTCAATTGAAGGCGCGGTTGATATTCCGGTGATCAAGGATGTTCTGGCTGTTCGCCTGGCGGGTATTGATTATCATCGTGATGGATATGTGAGGGATTCTCTCTCCGATCGGATCGTCGCCGGAACGATGGACTACAAGGTCGGGCGCGCGACCATCGTATTCACGCCGTCTGACAACATAGAGAACGTCACTTTGTTCCAGTACGAGCTGGTCAAGGACTTCGGAGGAGCCGGCACCAGTACGCCAGGCGACTACAGCATGGTGCCGAACGCGCTGAACAACACCATTGCTGCAACCAACGGGATGACGCTTGCACAGCTTATCGCTGCTCGCGATCAGATCCTGGCCAACCAACGCGTGATTGGACCTTACCGGACCCAGGGATGGTCCAACGGATGCCCCGCTTCGGCGCTTGCTCCCGCGACGACCTCGACGGTGCCTGGGCCTAATGTGTCGTCCGTGGTGCCCCAGCCATGTCCTCCAGGAGGCGGGTTCTTCCGCGACTATGAATTGATTAATACCACCACCGTTCATCTCGGGGAAAGCTTTTCTCTCAAGAACGTCTTCAGTCACACATGGGGCAAGATGACCTGGTTCGGGTTGAGCGATAATGACGGCACCCGTATCATCGGCAACGAGCTCAACCCTCGCAACGTGTCGATTGTGAATCCGACTCCGTCCGGCACGTCTGAAGAGCTTCAGGTGAACGGGAAGTTCAACAACTTCGACTTCGTCCTGGGTGGTTTCTACTATAAGGAAACTCCAACGAATGTTTTGGGCTTCGGGAATTACACCACTAGCATTAGTCAGTCCTTGACACGGTCGATCATCCAGACAGTCAGCAAGTCAGTTTACGGCCAAGGCAATCTTGACCTTTCCGGCGTCTTGCCGGGCCTGAAGGTCTTCGCCGGCGCAAGGCGCACCTGGGATACCGCACGGCGCCAGCAATTCATCTACGCACCGGCTGCATTCCCGACCCTCACCCAGACGGGAAGCAATGGGGGCCCTGGAACGGCAACGGGGGAGGCGCATTGGCAGCACACCAGTTACACTGTGGGCGCTCAGTACCAGATCACCCCCGACACTATGGTCTATCTCAACAACTCGAAGGGGAATAGCGCTGGCGGGCTGCAGAA contains these protein-coding regions:
- a CDS encoding carboxylesterase/lipase family protein, with translation MFLDHFLDREIGVGCARVLTTAMAVSLACSHAAAELSPDFVSVTSGKVQGEQVDGVLSFKGIPYAAPPVGALRWRAPQAPKAWKDVLQARSFAPDCMQKVDRNSRNVGIPLILTEPSEDCLYLNIWRPAASTAKPLPVMVWFYGGGFSVGGTSPILFQGDSFARQGVVVVSFNYRLGRFGFFAHPALTKSNPGEPKANYAFLDQIAALKWVRKNIAAFGGDPANVTIFGESAGGVAVNAMMVSPLAKGLFQKAIVQSGPTHGLNIRELHRDQPGRQSLEKFGLAFATSKGIEGPGADALAKLRALPAEALIDLSTGLPGTVDESRTPWGGPTMDGKILPVVKGDYFKAGKFAPVSLIIGANSDDVTASTGVYEDQTIDYTLARFGDHKAEALRSYDPDGTGDPRVIRHKVSADDHMIEPGRFVATETANRGAKVYRYYFSYIPEALQTRWTYGAPHGGELAFAFDVLRLNYGPAWSDQDLRVAKTMNTYWANFAKTGNPNGPGLPEWPLYKPSSDQVLQFMRNGSAAAAADPLKPRLDLAEKVSEPRRVAEPSPESTSLPKWPLFRPVKN
- a CDS encoding carboxylesterase/lipase family protein, translating into MNTTRAIIVSAFSLTWFIPAMSQQTELSPPVVSVEGGAVRGRMVDGVESFKAIPYAAPPLGDLRWRAPQPAIAWRGTRDGSAFGHDCMQRTNSVFAKGTAEPREDCLFVNVFRLRDRAPGPIPVMVYIHGGGFTQGGSSPIVYDGSELTRHGVIVVTLNYRLGRFGFFAHPALAAEHAEEPKGNYGFLDQIAALKWVKRNISAFGGDPNNITIFGQSAGAASVVAMLASPLSEGLFQKAIIQSGPYRRISGRRLTVPSGREVPLEAYGRAFARSMQIDGSDQTALAKLRALPAEALADLNPLPPLPNDDAPLGGWGGPVLDGKVLPIVDPDYFSTGRFHRVPIMIGANTDDAPIAVKSGDPYAKFGPLSAQAELAYDPNQTGNHDSVSHKITMDAIMLEPARYIADAFSSAGVPVYEYRFGYLTEGLAERWAAGAPHGAELAYIFDNLTRYYGPVASPRDYRVAKSMSSYWTNFAKTGDPNGPGLAQWPSYNRERDEILQFHADGSIDAGPDPLKQRLDLTKKAADR
- a CDS encoding TonB-dependent receptor — protein: MEKIGLKSILLASTIAVSAPALAAQAPAESAQADAGDIVVTARRTNESLQKVPVAVSVLGGEDMSKNNIVDSYGILAQVPGLQNITRNQGNPSAVSFLKIRGVAPAAVYFNEAPVPAMQWGWYAPFFDLANVQVLKGPQGTLFGQASNAGAILNTPKRPGDDFSGYMKVSAGNYNFRSIEGAVDIPVIKDVLAVRLAGIDYHRDGYVRDSLSDRIVAGTMDYKVGRATIVFTPSDNIENVTLFQYELVKDFGGAGTSTPGDYSMVPNALNNTIAATNGMTLAQLIAARDQILANQRVIGPYRTQGWSNGCPASALAPATTSTVPGPNVSSVVPQPCPPGGGFFRDYELINTTTVHLGESFSLKNVFSHTWGKMTWFGLSDNDGTRIIGNELNPRNVSIVNPTPSGTSEELQVNGKFNNFDFVLGGFYYKETPTNVLGFGNYTTSISQSLTRSIIQTVSKSVYGQGNLDLSGVLPGLKVFAGARRTWDTARRQQFIYAPAAFPTLTQTGSNGGPGTATGEAHWQHTSYTVGAQYQITPDTMVYLNNSKGNSAGGLQNNNVLPKFDPDQLNNLEFGFKTIIRAGDTRIRVNGAAYYGWYNNVKVNTVQNLETAPGSGVFSLINSVDNAAQARIKGFELEVGANVGRLFELNGFVALQDPRYTHYRFFNSLANTTVDLVDQPFSQAPRWQLGFSPTFHVPVDEEKVGKIDIGLAINWRSKMWANPVKPVVPNDPNNPDTGLLCVVPRTAAYGYGPLSADGKKAYKGCAPAAGNINLNVNWENVLGNEGVSLGFTVTNLTANHAIYGLSSQYDTLNANQYQYNEPRMYHLTLGYKF